Proteins from a genomic interval of Symmachiella macrocystis:
- a CDS encoding HEAT repeat domain-containing protein — protein sequence MIQKYRGRFVSLSLALAIGCSGSQGYNTVARPAGESDIAQAPQASSSAVMVQQIPQQQTPQLQAPQSRQPVQPIATVRRPTNGTVRLVGHTEPQHKAIQRAAASHPQHVAPPISALHLTQMEKDRRSIGTKPETPVLILTTLPPQAEGDVAVLLSQVRSGDAATCREAIYQLGRRGEDAIAAAPTLTVMLRDRDHMIRVQAALALWRITQQAEFSVPTLADAINFSTPRAKSFAAVALAEMGPAAREAIPAMKIAARKNSGKIRVQAAEALWTVTEGNRDALETMALALRDDDPEVRWAAAYALGDIAPKNAMIVDALARRLRDVNDGVRVAAAFALGEIGPPAKDAETVLTAAASDPNQEVRQAAAMALDRVRD from the coding sequence ATGATCCAAAAATACCGCGGACGATTTGTGAGCTTGTCCTTGGCGTTGGCCATCGGCTGCTCCGGATCTCAAGGGTACAACACTGTTGCTCGCCCAGCCGGTGAGTCGGATATTGCTCAGGCGCCACAGGCCTCCTCCTCAGCGGTTATGGTGCAGCAGATTCCACAACAGCAAACTCCACAACTTCAGGCTCCACAGTCACGTCAACCGGTGCAGCCAATCGCAACGGTTCGCCGTCCCACGAACGGCACAGTTCGCTTGGTGGGGCATACCGAACCACAGCATAAGGCGATTCAACGGGCAGCTGCCTCGCATCCGCAACATGTGGCCCCACCGATTAGCGCGCTGCATCTCACGCAGATGGAAAAGGACCGGCGTTCGATCGGTACGAAACCGGAAACACCGGTATTGATTCTCACAACGTTGCCTCCTCAGGCCGAAGGTGATGTTGCTGTATTACTGTCGCAAGTTCGCTCGGGTGATGCGGCGACGTGTCGCGAAGCCATTTATCAGTTGGGCCGTCGCGGAGAAGACGCAATCGCAGCCGCACCCACGTTGACGGTGATGCTCCGTGACCGTGATCACATGATTCGTGTTCAAGCGGCATTGGCGCTGTGGCGGATTACTCAACAAGCGGAGTTTTCAGTCCCCACCTTGGCAGATGCGATAAATTTCAGCACGCCGCGGGCCAAGTCGTTTGCCGCCGTCGCGCTGGCGGAAATGGGACCGGCTGCCCGTGAAGCGATTCCGGCGATGAAGATCGCTGCCCGGAAAAACTCAGGCAAAATTCGCGTCCAAGCAGCAGAGGCATTGTGGACGGTCACGGAAGGGAATCGCGATGCGCTGGAAACGATGGCCTTGGCCTTGCGGGATGACGATCCGGAAGTCCGTTGGGCCGCCGCTTATGCATTGGGCGACATTGCTCCGAAAAATGCCATGATTGTCGACGCCCTAGCGCGTCGCCTGCGGGATGTCAACGACGGGGTCCGCGTTGCGGCTGCCTTTGCATTGGGAGAAATCGGGCCGCCAGCGAAAGACGCCGAAACGGTTTTGACCGCCGCCGCCAGTGATCCGAACCAAGAAGTCCGCCAAGCAGCAGCGATGGCGCTCGATCGTGTGCGAGACTAA
- a CDS encoding dicarboxylate/amino acid:cation symporter, producing MGQPATKTATSSPEKEARPAGHGTLYIVIAIIAAIAMAWILPDWAMHLELGGQIFLRLLQMVVVPLVMASVMSGILGLGDVRKLGKPGAYAVLYYMSTTILAVATGLFVVNLINPGQGIDPAIVTGAQEEAAEHVDKATAEIEKAAEGQEVSLGLIFKKLVLMLFTDNLLGSMVEVNLLPLIVFSIIFAGMLTTMGERSHTIATLVISINDTLMAFIMLLMKVAPIGIFCLVASRFGKANAEDKLDDLAGVLAGYMGTVLAGLAIHALITLPLLLFIFTRRNPFRFMVQMGQAVLTAFSTASSTATLPITMECAEVQAGVSKRSTEFVLPLGATVNMDGTALYEAAAAIFIANAYAAIDPNFNLTFVDQMTIAITATLAAVGAAGIPEAGLITLLIVLNAVGLPLTLVGLILPVDWLLDRFRTAVNAFGDSVGAAIVDTSFTDEPTDK from the coding sequence GCTTGGATTCTCCCCGATTGGGCTATGCACCTTGAACTAGGAGGGCAGATCTTTCTGCGGTTGTTGCAAATGGTCGTGGTGCCGTTGGTCATGGCCAGTGTGATGAGCGGAATCCTTGGATTGGGCGACGTCCGCAAACTCGGCAAACCGGGCGCGTACGCCGTTTTGTATTACATGTCCACCACAATTCTCGCTGTCGCTACCGGATTGTTCGTCGTGAATTTGATCAATCCAGGACAAGGCATCGACCCGGCCATCGTCACCGGCGCCCAAGAGGAAGCCGCGGAACATGTCGACAAAGCCACTGCGGAGATTGAAAAGGCAGCGGAAGGGCAAGAGGTCTCGCTCGGCTTGATCTTCAAGAAACTCGTACTGATGCTCTTCACGGACAATCTGCTCGGATCGATGGTCGAGGTCAACCTGTTGCCGCTGATTGTGTTTAGCATCATTTTTGCGGGGATGCTCACGACCATGGGGGAGCGGTCTCATACCATAGCCACGCTCGTCATCAGCATCAACGATACGTTAATGGCCTTCATCATGTTGTTGATGAAAGTCGCGCCGATTGGAATTTTTTGTCTCGTCGCATCTCGATTCGGCAAAGCGAATGCCGAAGACAAACTCGATGACCTCGCCGGTGTCCTGGCCGGCTACATGGGCACCGTTCTCGCGGGCCTGGCCATCCATGCGCTCATTACCTTGCCGCTGTTGTTGTTCATCTTCACCCGTCGCAATCCGTTTCGCTTCATGGTGCAAATGGGGCAAGCCGTCCTGACCGCATTTTCCACCGCCAGCTCGACCGCTACGCTACCCATCACCATGGAATGCGCCGAAGTACAAGCAGGTGTCTCTAAGCGCAGCACGGAATTTGTCTTGCCGTTGGGAGCCACGGTCAATATGGACGGTACAGCTCTCTACGAAGCGGCTGCTGCAATATTTATCGCCAATGCTTACGCGGCCATTGACCCCAATTTCAACCTGACCTTCGTCGATCAAATGACGATCGCCATCACCGCCACCCTGGCTGCCGTCGGCGCTGCCGGGATTCCCGAAGCCGGTTTGATCACGCTACTCATTGTACTGAACGCCGTCGGATTGCCACTGACACTGGTGGGACTCATCCTGCCGGTTGATTGGCTGTTGGACCGCTTCCGCACCGCCGTCAACGCCTTCGGTGATTCCGTCGGTGCCGCCATCGTCGACACCAGCTTCACGGATGAACCGACCGACAAATAG
- a CDS encoding NUDIX hydrolase, producing the protein MPQEIFDIVDERDIVIGQATRAEVHARRLMHRAVHIFLFNSRGEFLLQMRSAHKDEYPLTYTSSCSGHVDTGETYEVAAQRELGEELGLSCPLEPLHKFAATPKLAMEHSMLYRAVSDDEPVIDEYEIDFVRFHTLDEVRDMLAAQPDTFSPPLRELLSWYFQNIT; encoded by the coding sequence ATGCCGCAGGAAATATTTGACATCGTCGACGAACGGGACATCGTGATCGGGCAAGCGACTCGAGCGGAGGTCCACGCGCGACGACTGATGCATCGCGCCGTGCATATCTTTTTGTTCAATAGCCGCGGCGAATTCCTGCTGCAAATGCGTTCCGCCCACAAAGACGAATACCCACTGACTTACACCTCCTCTTGTTCGGGACATGTCGACACGGGCGAAACCTACGAAGTGGCCGCGCAGCGCGAATTGGGCGAAGAACTCGGTTTGTCCTGCCCCCTCGAACCGCTGCACAAGTTCGCCGCCACGCCAAAGCTGGCCATGGAGCATTCCATGCTCTATCGCGCCGTCTCCGACGACGAGCCGGTCATCGACGAATACGAAATCGACTTTGTCCGCTTTCACACACTGGACGAAGTCCGCGACATGCTCGCCGCACAACCAGATACCTTTTCACCACCACTGCGCGAACTGCTGAGTTGGTATTTCCAAAACATCACTTAA
- a CDS encoding globin: MFAATDMVKQNELLQVGIESLIDFSAGDANVEVEIRRLGVLHDRQHHATRPELYPLWVNALVATIGETDSDVTPEITAAWQRVVAPGIALIGSYY, encoded by the coding sequence ATGTTCGCCGCGACCGATATGGTTAAACAGAACGAACTGTTGCAGGTGGGGATTGAAAGTCTGATCGACTTTTCCGCGGGCGACGCGAACGTTGAGGTCGAGATCCGCCGCTTAGGTGTGCTGCATGATCGTCAACATCATGCGACGCGCCCCGAGCTTTATCCGTTGTGGGTCAATGCCTTGGTGGCGACCATAGGCGAAACCGATTCAGACGTTACGCCTGAAATCACGGCCGCGTGGCAGCGCGTGGTGGCTCCCGGGATTGCGTTGATCGGCTCGTACTATTGA
- a CDS encoding PilZ domain-containing protein, with protein MSSDPWSRPTTDDLKRVLESIGDSEDHHDRAVERLDLSVPAEIVTSRGNIIACMTREISRLGIGLLHKGSVSPGIVLVKLASDSREFHYRVQLEWCHPCEGGMFISGGTFLEKVDPNE; from the coding sequence ATGTCGAGCGATCCCTGGAGCCGACCCACAACAGATGACTTAAAACGTGTTCTGGAAAGCATCGGCGATTCTGAGGACCATCATGACCGGGCGGTGGAGCGATTGGATCTATCCGTCCCTGCTGAAATCGTCACTTCGCGGGGCAATATCATTGCCTGCATGACGCGTGAGATCAGCCGTCTGGGGATTGGACTGTTGCACAAAGGTTCGGTTTCACCTGGAATCGTGTTGGTGAAATTGGCCAGCGACAGCCGCGAGTTTCACTATCGCGTGCAGTTGGAGTGGTGCCATCCTTGCGAAGGCGGCATGTTCATCAGCGGCGGAACATTTCTGGAAAAGGTCGACCCCAACGAGTAG
- a CDS encoding ParA family protein has translation MRTIVVMNQKGGVGKTTTSVNLSAGLANAGRRVCLVDLDPQAHASLHVGIEAHGNTPTIYDVFADSKTMADARQLVASNLWCIPSSIDLAAAEMELADVPGRELILKAAINELRQNESYDYVVMDCPPSLGVLTVNALAAAEEVFIPLQPHFLALHGLSKLFETTALVNRRLNRQLRVSGVVLCMYETGTRLAADIAEDLAEFLEHADPHAPWAGARIFRSKIRRNIKLAEAPSHGKPIFQYAPKCHGSEDYGALIEEVMDSEKSQTIAPARAA, from the coding sequence ATGCGCACGATCGTTGTAATGAATCAAAAAGGGGGCGTCGGAAAAACCACAACCAGCGTCAATTTATCCGCCGGGTTGGCAAATGCCGGACGCCGCGTTTGCTTGGTCGATCTCGACCCGCAAGCCCACGCCTCACTTCACGTAGGCATCGAAGCACATGGCAATACCCCCACCATCTACGATGTCTTCGCCGACTCTAAAACCATGGCCGACGCTCGACAACTGGTCGCTTCGAATTTGTGGTGCATTCCCTCGAGCATTGATCTGGCCGCCGCCGAAATGGAACTGGCCGATGTCCCGGGCCGCGAACTCATCTTAAAAGCTGCCATCAACGAATTGCGTCAAAATGAATCCTACGATTACGTCGTCATGGATTGCCCCCCGTCGCTGGGCGTGTTGACAGTCAACGCGTTGGCGGCCGCCGAAGAAGTATTCATCCCCTTGCAGCCGCACTTCCTAGCACTGCACGGGCTGTCGAAATTGTTCGAAACCACAGCTCTCGTCAATCGACGACTGAACCGACAACTGCGGGTCAGCGGAGTCGTGCTCTGTATGTATGAGACGGGAACACGTCTGGCAGCGGACATTGCCGAAGACCTGGCCGAATTCTTGGAACACGCCGATCCGCACGCTCCTTGGGCGGGCGCTAGAATCTTCCGCAGCAAAATCCGCCGAAACATCAAATTGGCCGAGGCTCCCAGTCACGGCAAACCTATTTTTCAATATGCACCCAAATGCCATGGCTCAGAAGACTATGGCGCGCTCATCGAAGAAGTGATGGACAGCGAAAAATCCCAAACGATTGCACCGGCGCGGGCTGCATGA
- a CDS encoding DUF2784 domain-containing protein, whose amino-acid sequence MRLRCIVVCMQTLYSLLADAVVFLHGAYVAFVIFGLLAVLVGSLSGKRWVSNFWFRSVHLTMILIVVIESWLGIVCPLTTLEKFLRQKAGTGDYPGDFVGRWVHDVLFMDLSPATFTVMYTLFGLSVVATLIIVPPRWPWRKSDSRPADHISG is encoded by the coding sequence ATGCGTCTGCGTTGCATCGTAGTTTGTATGCAGACGCTGTATTCCCTACTTGCCGATGCCGTCGTGTTTCTGCACGGCGCCTATGTGGCCTTTGTGATCTTCGGCCTACTGGCCGTATTAGTCGGGTCGCTGTCGGGCAAACGGTGGGTCTCCAACTTTTGGTTTCGCAGCGTGCATTTGACGATGATTCTGATCGTCGTCATTGAATCCTGGCTGGGGATAGTTTGCCCGTTGACGACGCTGGAGAAATTCCTCCGCCAAAAAGCGGGAACCGGCGACTATCCTGGTGACTTCGTTGGTCGATGGGTGCACGATGTGCTCTTCATGGATTTGTCGCCTGCGACCTTCACGGTGATGTACACGCTCTTCGGATTATCTGTGGTTGCGACATTGATCATCGTGCCGCCCAGATGGCCCTGGCGGAAATCGGATTCGCGGCCTGCGGATCATATCAGCGGTTGA
- a CDS encoding polysaccharide biosynthesis/export family protein — protein sequence MMPAYVIEPPDELLIQTVNNIRRRDDKLLPGDSLRILSNTTIPILPEDTEVTISFKEIARAYLIENDGKVNLGPEYGKVEVAGMTIDEAQNAVLDHLNEIFINPPKLSVELEQLGGKQVVDGPHLVRMDGTVHLGVYGSVVVAGYTLEQAKMLLEEHLSQYILNPEVNVDVSGYNSKVYYIINDGGGEGDQLYSLPIKGNETVLDAFALVGGLPTIGSKKKIWIARPAPAELDAEQILPVDWDAIVKGGSTRTNYQILPGDRIYVAADPMFASDIFIAKVIAPFERLFGFTILGNGAVRNIQQGTSFGGGGGGGF from the coding sequence ATGATGCCGGCATACGTCATCGAACCGCCTGACGAATTGTTGATCCAAACGGTCAACAACATCCGTCGTCGCGACGATAAACTTCTTCCCGGCGATAGCCTGCGGATCCTGTCGAACACGACCATTCCGATCTTGCCGGAAGACACTGAAGTCACGATCTCATTTAAGGAAATTGCCCGCGCCTATCTCATCGAGAATGACGGCAAGGTCAACCTGGGGCCGGAATACGGCAAAGTCGAAGTCGCTGGAATGACCATCGACGAAGCTCAAAACGCGGTGCTGGATCACTTGAATGAAATCTTCATCAATCCACCTAAGCTCTCTGTGGAGTTGGAACAACTCGGCGGCAAGCAAGTCGTCGATGGTCCGCACCTCGTCCGTATGGACGGGACCGTTCACCTGGGAGTTTACGGCAGTGTGGTTGTCGCCGGTTACACGTTGGAACAAGCCAAGATGCTGCTCGAAGAGCACCTGTCGCAATATATTCTCAATCCGGAAGTCAATGTTGATGTGTCCGGCTACAACAGCAAAGTCTACTACATCATCAACGACGGGGGCGGCGAAGGAGATCAACTCTACAGCCTGCCAATTAAAGGAAATGAAACCGTGCTCGACGCCTTCGCACTCGTCGGAGGATTGCCGACGATCGGGAGCAAGAAAAAAATCTGGATCGCACGCCCCGCCCCGGCGGAGTTGGATGCCGAACAGATTCTGCCGGTCGACTGGGATGCCATCGTCAAAGGGGGATCGACGCGAACGAACTACCAAATCCTCCCGGGTGACCGCATCTACGTAGCCGCTGACCCGATGTTCGCCTCAGACATCTTCATTGCCAAAGTCATTGCACCGTTTGAACGACTGTTTGGATTCACGATTCTCGGCAACGGTGCTGTGCGGAACATTCAGCAAGGCACCTCATTCGGTGGAGGCGGAGGCGGCGGGTTCTAA
- a CDS encoding zinc ribbon domain-containing protein, with protein MSTEFESDSDGFLCPNCGAEVAGGATFCRECGASDDTGWGEEDDVDANYDEDDDFDYDEFIGREFPQHAPDGMRVTGKQLVIRVIAVILCLCLLWLGLGF; from the coding sequence ATGTCGACGGAATTCGAGTCGGACAGCGATGGTTTCCTCTGCCCGAATTGCGGTGCGGAGGTAGCAGGCGGGGCGACATTTTGCCGGGAGTGCGGAGCGAGCGACGATACGGGGTGGGGCGAAGAAGACGATGTCGACGCCAATTACGACGAGGACGACGACTTTGACTACGACGAATTCATCGGCCGCGAATTCCCACAGCATGCGCCGGACGGCATGCGGGTGACGGGCAAGCAGTTGGTGATTCGGGTGATCGCGGTGATCTTGTGCCTGTGTCTGTTGTGGCTCGGGCTGGGGTTTTGA
- a CDS encoding carbohydrate ABC transporter permease, producing the protein MQRTPRYAHPLLILLAVGFALPLVWMLFSSFKPPGQLESEMWPSEWHAENYAQALSAGNFGRYLANSIVLCVLNVLGTLLSCSVVAYGFARLRWPGRDLLFFVLIATMLLPFHVTMLPRFQLFAALGMYNTYWPLVLPSWLAGEAFYVFLLRQFFLTIPEELSEAARLDGAGEWTIFSRIIIPLAWPALATVALFQFLHTWNEFAGPLLYLNAPHKFPLAYALQQFVSAYNTEFGPLMAAAVMFTAPVIVLFFLAQKTFIRGIATTGLKG; encoded by the coding sequence ATGCAACGCACCCCACGTTACGCCCACCCGCTGCTCATCCTCCTCGCCGTCGGCTTTGCGTTGCCGTTGGTCTGGATGTTGTTCAGTTCGTTTAAGCCGCCGGGGCAACTCGAAAGTGAGATGTGGCCCAGCGAGTGGCATGCGGAAAATTATGCGCAAGCGCTGAGTGCCGGGAACTTCGGCCGCTACTTGGCCAATTCCATCGTGTTGTGTGTGCTGAACGTGCTTGGCACGTTGCTCTCCTGTTCGGTTGTTGCTTATGGATTCGCGCGGCTGCGTTGGCCGGGGCGGGATTTGTTGTTCTTTGTGCTGATCGCCACCATGCTGTTGCCATTTCATGTGACGATGCTGCCGCGGTTCCAATTGTTCGCCGCGCTGGGAATGTACAACACCTACTGGCCGCTGGTGCTGCCAAGTTGGTTGGCCGGAGAAGCGTTTTACGTTTTTTTGTTGCGACAATTTTTCTTGACAATTCCGGAGGAACTCTCCGAAGCGGCGCGACTGGATGGCGCGGGGGAATGGACGATTTTCTCGCGGATCATCATCCCACTGGCCTGGCCGGCGCTGGCCACGGTGGCGCTGTTTCAATTCCTGCATACTTGGAACGAATTCGCCGGACCGCTGCTGTATCTCAATGCACCCCACAAATTTCCGCTCGCCTATGCCTTGCAGCAATTCGTTAGCGCCTACAACACCGAATTCGGCCCCTTAATGGCGGCTGCGGTCATGTTCACCGCTCCGGTCATCGTGTTGTTTTTCCTGGCGCAAAAAACCTTCATCCGCGGCATCGCCACGACAGGTCTCAAAGGATGA
- a CDS encoding extracellular solute-binding protein, translating into MRDRIGPILLAAIAVSLFGLSWAVGMRSPESDIPPDRERVVFWHFWGGKYRHVVQEIVQRFNDSQTEFWVEEIAVPGQNLDMKFFMALAGGDFPDVLNQDDQIIGQWAERGALTPLDQLMPAEEYARLNDWLSPPAQKIGTYNGRLYALCNGLDIRLMFYRRDILAGRDVPTTIEEFNAITRQPSDDPTRIVYLPDDRRLWAWGIAFGGRFYDPDTGKITANDPAIVRALEWMVSYSQLHGLEKIRAFRSTNRETGSQSMLLEGSHGVMMDGQWRIDPLDAAVNDDFDYAVGPLPHPPEGNPNGGWVNGNFFLVPRGCKNPRGAWAFMKFWSGFDGHEAEAAQTAAAGGWIPASPTVVTQPTFQTFLNKHPNFRLFVEQAHSPNQWPTPNIPVQAYFFERINQATEEALALKASPQQALDTATQDIQRRLDALRADTNPPQEK; encoded by the coding sequence ATGCGTGATCGCATCGGACCGATTTTATTGGCAGCAATCGCTGTGAGCCTATTCGGTCTCAGTTGGGCCGTCGGGATGCGTTCCCCGGAAAGCGATATCCCCCCCGACCGCGAGCGCGTTGTGTTCTGGCATTTCTGGGGCGGCAAGTACCGGCATGTCGTTCAGGAAATCGTGCAGCGGTTCAATGACTCGCAGACGGAATTTTGGGTCGAAGAGATTGCCGTTCCGGGACAAAACCTCGACATGAAATTCTTCATGGCGCTTGCCGGCGGCGACTTTCCCGATGTGCTTAACCAGGACGATCAAATCATCGGCCAATGGGCAGAGCGCGGCGCACTCACGCCGCTCGACCAACTTATGCCGGCCGAAGAATACGCCCGGCTCAACGATTGGCTCAGTCCCCCCGCACAAAAAATCGGCACCTACAACGGTCGACTGTATGCGCTCTGCAACGGCCTGGATATCCGTTTGATGTTTTATCGTCGCGACATCCTAGCTGGCCGCGACGTCCCCACAACCATCGAAGAATTCAACGCCATCACGCGGCAACCGAGTGACGACCCGACGCGGATTGTCTACCTCCCCGACGATCGTCGCTTGTGGGCTTGGGGCATTGCTTTCGGGGGGCGGTTCTATGACCCCGATACGGGAAAAATTACCGCCAACGATCCGGCCATCGTGCGGGCACTGGAGTGGATGGTCTCCTACAGCCAACTGCACGGCCTCGAAAAAATCCGTGCCTTCCGCAGCACGAACCGCGAAACCGGATCGCAATCGATGCTGCTCGAAGGCAGTCATGGTGTGATGATGGATGGGCAATGGCGAATTGATCCGTTGGACGCGGCGGTGAACGACGATTTTGATTACGCCGTCGGCCCCCTGCCCCACCCTCCCGAGGGCAACCCGAATGGCGGGTGGGTGAACGGCAATTTTTTCCTCGTCCCCCGTGGCTGCAAAAACCCGCGCGGCGCATGGGCCTTCATGAAATTCTGGTCCGGGTTCGATGGCCACGAAGCCGAAGCCGCCCAAACCGCCGCCGCAGGAGGCTGGATCCCCGCCAGCCCAACCGTCGTCACGCAACCGACGTTCCAAACATTCCTCAACAAGCACCCCAACTTCCGCCTATTCGTCGAACAAGCCCACAGCCCCAACCAATGGCCCACGCCGAACATCCCCGTACAGGCCTATTTCTTCGAACGCATCAACCAAGCCACCGAAGAGGCCCTGGCCTTAAAAGCCTCCCCCCAACAAGCCCTCGACACGGCCACGCAAGACATCCAACGGCGTTTGGATGCGTTGCGTGCAGACACGAACCCACCGCAAGAGAAGTAG